One genomic segment of Actinoplanes ianthinogenes includes these proteins:
- a CDS encoding glycosyltransferase family 2 protein, with amino-acid sequence MPYDYDSFSRLAGPADPAPTGDYRVRLRPLTRNRPIRSLLITIFAFTLEATFFGWLLTSADLSGGFVSTVMVAAIALIELFRLVNVVTLCLATLRARDPVPVPPEPGLRVAFLTTIVPGKEPIEMVEETLRAATRIRGDHDVWLLDEGDDDEVKKMCASAGVRHFSRRGVPRWNTPSGGFKARTKHGNYNAWVDAHGDDYDVFVSVDPDHVPLPSFGERLLGYFRDPDVAFVVGPQIYGNYDNLVTRWAESQQYLFHSLLQRAGNKLGAPMLVGTNNAVRIAALRSIGGLQDSITEDMATSLALHAARNPVTGKRWRSVYTPDVLAVGEGPSAWTDYFSQQHRWSRGTDEVCVAGFLPRIRRLGVRRTLHYALLMAYYPMTAVAWLLGTGTAVAHIVLGVRGVQVPQQVWSMLYVDAAMFQVGLYLWNRRHNVSPHEEAGSSGLTGMLLSTLCAPIYVASFRQTLLRRRAGFVVTPKGDSASPDRVGTFRSHLSWAAFFAGLLVTAVVTGRTHGLMWLWPALNMALCLTPPALWAINKPPEKSVKIPKQRTEQPVRTYA; translated from the coding sequence ATGCCCTACGACTATGACAGCTTCAGCCGCCTGGCCGGTCCTGCCGATCCGGCCCCGACGGGCGACTACCGGGTCCGCCTGCGACCACTGACCCGGAACCGCCCGATCCGCAGCCTCCTGATCACGATCTTCGCGTTCACCCTGGAGGCCACCTTCTTCGGCTGGCTGCTCACCTCGGCCGACCTGTCCGGTGGGTTCGTCTCCACCGTGATGGTCGCCGCGATCGCCCTCATCGAGTTGTTCCGCCTGGTCAACGTGGTCACCCTGTGCCTGGCCACGCTGCGCGCCCGGGACCCGGTGCCGGTGCCGCCGGAGCCGGGCCTGCGGGTCGCCTTCCTCACCACGATCGTCCCGGGCAAGGAGCCGATCGAGATGGTCGAGGAGACCCTGCGGGCGGCGACCCGGATCCGCGGCGATCATGACGTCTGGCTGCTCGACGAGGGCGACGACGACGAGGTCAAGAAGATGTGCGCGAGCGCCGGCGTCCGCCACTTCAGCCGGCGCGGCGTACCCCGGTGGAACACCCCGAGCGGCGGGTTCAAGGCGAGGACCAAGCACGGCAACTACAACGCCTGGGTGGACGCGCACGGCGACGACTACGACGTGTTCGTCTCGGTCGACCCGGACCACGTGCCGCTGCCGTCGTTCGGCGAGCGCCTGCTCGGCTACTTCCGGGACCCGGACGTGGCGTTCGTGGTCGGCCCGCAGATCTACGGCAACTACGACAACCTGGTGACCCGCTGGGCCGAGTCGCAGCAGTACCTGTTCCACTCGCTGCTCCAGCGGGCCGGCAACAAGCTGGGCGCGCCGATGCTGGTGGGGACGAACAACGCGGTCCGGATCGCGGCGCTGCGGAGCATCGGCGGGCTCCAGGACTCGATCACCGAGGACATGGCGACCAGTCTCGCCCTGCACGCCGCCCGCAATCCGGTGACCGGGAAGCGCTGGCGCTCGGTGTACACCCCGGACGTGCTCGCGGTCGGCGAGGGCCCGTCGGCGTGGACCGACTACTTCAGTCAGCAGCACCGGTGGTCGCGCGGCACCGACGAGGTCTGCGTCGCCGGGTTCCTGCCCCGGATCCGCCGGCTCGGGGTACGGCGGACGCTGCACTACGCGCTGCTGATGGCGTACTACCCGATGACCGCGGTGGCGTGGCTGCTCGGCACCGGCACCGCGGTCGCGCACATCGTGCTCGGGGTACGCGGCGTGCAGGTCCCGCAGCAGGTGTGGTCGATGCTCTACGTGGACGCGGCGATGTTCCAGGTCGGCCTCTACCTGTGGAACCGGCGGCACAACGTGAGCCCGCACGAGGAGGCCGGCTCGTCCGGGCTGACCGGGATGCTGCTCTCCACGCTGTGCGCGCCGATCTACGTGGCGTCGTTCCGGCAGACGCTGCTGCGCCGGCGGGCCGGGTTCGTGGTCACGCCGAAGGGCGACTCGGCCAGCCCCGACCGGGTCGGCACCTTCCGGAGCCATCTGAGCTGGGCGGCCTTCTTCGCGGGGCTGCTCGTGACGGCGGTGGTGACCGGGCGTACGCACGGGCTGATGTGGCTGTGGCCGGCGCTGAACATGGCGCTCTGCCTGACCCCGCCGGCCCTGTGGGCGATCAACAAGCCGCCCGAAAAATCGGTAAAAATTCCGAAGCAACGGACGGAACAGCCCGTTAGGACGTACGCATGA
- a CDS encoding GGDEF domain-containing protein, whose protein sequence is MDALVLFRAYAAITTLLVVTYLAWPFELRQWPFLAVSLAALPAVVAALRRAPAGSRAPWWLMLAAMVLYNIGNLIWIWLATVGGRATGDGSVADVLFSVGGALLLAGALVLVRRRGRGDIGGVIDAVITAVALGGVLWDAVLLPAYLAQHLSPLREVAAFLDLLVLSGTLGAMLRISWLPAGRSASVRLFAAGIAITLAGKIVAPLAVDADGVRADWTNMWYLAAYAALGCAALHPSVATVVTVRQAPDDDLSRGRLSFLGAMLALTPLVGGGRAILGLPVDGELIALSSAALVPLVMVRIARLAAQRRAAEQALHRLATRDALTGLPNRAACLDLLATTLPVVVTASPTSPRTTRPSDGSPAVGASPATAASGDQLAVLFCDLDGFKPVNDRLGHAAGDELLVAVADRLRGCVREGDLVSRFGGDEFVLVCHGPGAVTAVSDRIAAMTTEPFVAGGEQVRIGVSVGAAGARAGDTVDDLVRRADLAMYEAKKSKSVGTLSLVLAA, encoded by the coding sequence ATGGATGCGCTCGTGCTGTTCCGTGCCTACGCCGCGATCACCACCCTGCTGGTGGTGACCTATCTGGCGTGGCCCTTCGAGCTGCGGCAGTGGCCCTTCCTCGCGGTCAGCCTGGCGGCCCTGCCCGCGGTGGTCGCCGCGCTGCGCCGGGCGCCGGCCGGGAGCCGGGCACCGTGGTGGCTGATGCTGGCCGCGATGGTGCTCTACAACATCGGCAACCTGATCTGGATCTGGCTGGCCACGGTCGGCGGGCGCGCCACCGGTGACGGCAGCGTCGCCGACGTGCTGTTCTCCGTGGGCGGGGCGTTGCTGCTGGCCGGGGCGCTCGTGCTGGTCCGGCGGCGCGGCCGGGGCGACATCGGCGGGGTGATCGACGCGGTGATCACCGCGGTCGCGCTCGGCGGCGTGCTCTGGGACGCGGTGCTGCTGCCCGCGTACCTGGCGCAGCACCTGTCACCGCTGCGGGAGGTCGCGGCGTTCCTGGACCTGCTGGTGCTCAGTGGCACGCTGGGCGCGATGCTGCGCATCTCCTGGTTGCCGGCCGGGCGGTCGGCGTCGGTCCGGCTGTTCGCCGCCGGGATCGCGATAACCCTGGCCGGCAAGATCGTCGCGCCGCTGGCCGTGGACGCCGACGGGGTCCGGGCGGACTGGACGAACATGTGGTACCTCGCCGCGTACGCGGCGCTGGGCTGCGCGGCGCTGCACCCGTCGGTCGCCACCGTGGTCACCGTCAGGCAGGCGCCGGACGACGACCTGAGCCGCGGGCGGCTGTCCTTCCTCGGGGCGATGCTGGCGCTCACGCCGCTGGTCGGTGGCGGCCGGGCGATCCTGGGGCTGCCGGTGGACGGCGAACTCATCGCCCTGTCGTCGGCGGCGCTGGTCCCCCTGGTGATGGTCCGGATCGCCCGGCTCGCGGCCCAGCGCCGGGCCGCCGAGCAGGCCCTGCACCGCCTGGCCACCCGCGACGCCCTGACCGGCCTGCCCAACCGGGCCGCCTGCCTGGACCTGCTGGCCACCACCCTGCCCGTGGTCGTCACGGCATCCCCTACATCCCCCCGCACCACGCGGCCCTCGGACGGATCCCCCGCCGTGGGCGCTTCACCGGCCACCGCCGCCTCCGGCGATCAACTGGCGGTGCTCTTCTGCGACCTCGACGGCTTCAAGCCGGTGAACGACCGGCTCGGGCACGCGGCCGGGGACGAGCTGCTGGTCGCGGTGGCGGACCGGCTGCGCGGCTGCGTCCGCGAGGGCGATCTGGTGAGCCGTTTCGGCGGGGACGAGTTCGTGCTGGTCTGCCACGGTCCGGGCGCGGTCACGGCGGTGAGCGACCGGATCGCCGCGATGACCACCGAGCCGTTCGTCGCCGGTGGGGAGCAGGTCCGGATCGGGGTCAGCGTCGGCGCCGCCGGGGCACGTGCCGGTGACACCGTCGACGACCTGGTCCGCCGCGCCGACCTGGCGATGTACGAGGCCAAGAAGTCCAAGTCGGTCGGCACCCTCAGTCTGGTCCTGGCGGCCTGA
- a CDS encoding NADPH-dependent F420 reductase, translating into MNVGILGTGNLARALGRLWVDAGHSVLVTGRDPAHVAEAAEKIGAVPAESADLGSRVDVVVVAVAWSGLVEALTLVGADRGALAGTTVVDCTNPVDYATGEVLGPAAELVARTATGARVVKALHLFAGASWPWTGPAEQAPVVAICGDDPEALDRTSTLVEDLGGRAGVVGGLGAARQLEEAAGFVMRVVGSGHNPRFAVPDVDPALLRVPAAG; encoded by the coding sequence GTGAACGTGGGGATTCTCGGGACCGGCAACCTGGCCCGGGCGCTGGGCCGGCTCTGGGTGGACGCGGGGCACTCGGTGCTGGTGACCGGGCGCGACCCGGCGCACGTCGCCGAGGCGGCGGAGAAGATCGGGGCGGTTCCGGCCGAGTCCGCCGATCTCGGGTCGCGGGTCGACGTGGTGGTGGTCGCCGTCGCCTGGTCCGGGCTGGTGGAGGCGCTGACGCTGGTGGGCGCGGACCGGGGTGCGCTGGCCGGCACGACCGTGGTCGACTGCACCAACCCGGTCGACTACGCGACCGGGGAGGTGCTCGGGCCGGCGGCGGAGCTGGTGGCGCGGACCGCGACCGGCGCCCGGGTGGTGAAGGCGTTGCACCTGTTCGCGGGGGCGTCGTGGCCTTGGACCGGGCCGGCGGAGCAGGCGCCGGTGGTGGCGATCTGCGGTGATGATCCCGAGGCTCTCGACCGGACGAGCACGCTCGTCGAGGACCTCGGTGGCCGGGCCGGTGTGGTCGGTGGGCTGGGGGCCGCGCGGCAGTTGGAGGAGGCGGCCGGGTTCGTGATGCGGGTCGTCGGGTCCGGGCACAACCCCCGGTTCGCGGTGCCGGACGTGGATCCGGCGCTGCTGCGCGTCCCGGCCGCCGGCTAA
- a CDS encoding class I SAM-dependent methyltransferase, protein MTRTHGDATPPEASYSLDHFIGLYEAKDDPWDNATKWSDQRKYAVAMASLPRERYRRCYEPGCAVGVLSVMLAARCDEVVAVDCVAEAVVQARAATAALPNVEVSRALLPAELPDGTFDLIVVGDLLYYLSAADLQLMLDGLLDRLEPGGDLLAAHFRDRDNPGNYDGFQVHAELAARPSLDRVIHHEDEWFLLDVFRKTD, encoded by the coding sequence GTGACACGTACCCACGGTGACGCCACGCCGCCGGAGGCGTCCTACTCCCTCGACCACTTCATCGGTCTCTACGAGGCCAAGGACGACCCCTGGGACAATGCCACCAAATGGAGCGACCAGCGCAAATACGCGGTCGCGATGGCCAGCCTGCCGCGCGAGCGGTACCGCCGCTGCTACGAGCCGGGCTGCGCGGTGGGCGTGCTCAGCGTGATGCTCGCGGCGCGCTGCGACGAGGTCGTGGCGGTCGACTGCGTGGCCGAGGCGGTGGTCCAGGCCCGCGCCGCCACCGCCGCCCTGCCGAACGTCGAGGTCTCCCGCGCCCTGCTCCCCGCCGAGCTGCCGGACGGCACCTTCGACCTGATCGTCGTCGGCGACCTGCTCTACTACCTCTCCGCCGCCGATCTCCAGCTGATGCTCGACGGCCTGCTCGACCGCCTGGAACCGGGCGGCGACCTGCTCGCCGCGCACTTCCGCGACCGCGACAACCCGGGCAACTACGACGGCTTCCAGGTCCACGCCGAGCTGGCCGCCCGCCCATCCCTCGACCGGGTCATCCACCACGAGGACGAATGGTTCCTCTTGGACGTTTTCCGCAAAACTGATTAG
- a CDS encoding RNA polymerase sigma factor, with the protein MYVVVDEAAVVARARAGDLDAYEILVGHCTAPAHRAAVLLGAGADADDVVQEAFVKAYRQLGRYRGEAGFKAWLLAIVANETRNLVRSRRRRDGLLQRFGVRAGPDPVEPDPAETAVAGERRRLLLDHLRALDARDRDVLVCRYLLELSEAETAMTLGLPRGTVKSRTARALGKLRDRMPVGEVPGV; encoded by the coding sequence ATGTACGTGGTGGTGGATGAGGCGGCCGTGGTGGCCCGGGCGCGCGCGGGGGACCTGGACGCGTACGAGATCCTGGTCGGGCACTGCACCGCGCCCGCGCACCGGGCGGCCGTGCTGCTCGGGGCCGGCGCCGACGCGGACGACGTGGTGCAGGAGGCGTTCGTGAAGGCGTACCGGCAGCTGGGGCGATATCGGGGCGAGGCCGGGTTCAAGGCGTGGCTGCTGGCGATCGTGGCGAACGAGACCCGGAACCTGGTGCGGTCCCGGCGGCGGCGGGACGGACTCCTGCAACGCTTCGGGGTGCGGGCCGGGCCCGATCCGGTGGAGCCCGACCCGGCCGAGACGGCGGTGGCCGGGGAACGGCGGCGGCTGCTGCTCGACCACTTGCGCGCCCTCGACGCCCGGGACCGGGACGTGCTGGTCTGCCGATACCTGCTGGAGCTGTCCGAGGCGGAGACCGCGATGACCCTCGGGTTGCCGCGCGGGACCGTCAAGTCGCGGACCGCCCGGGCGCTCGGGAAGCTGCGCGACCGGATGCCGGTGGGGGAGGTGCCCGGTGTCTGA
- a CDS encoding TetR/AcrR family transcriptional regulator: MAGRPRDEEARRVILRQAADIASRDGLEGLSIGRLAGVAGVSKSGLFGFFGSKEELQLATVAVAADVYLAEVVRPALTVPPGVTRLRRLCDSWLSYSQRRVFPGGCFFFAVTAEFDARPGRVRDAIAAAARQWRDLVEQTVTEARDLGDLVPATDPGQLAFELIAFLETANAMSLLHDDPWPYERARIAIDSRLTAAAVR; this comes from the coding sequence ATGGCGGGGCGGCCACGGGACGAGGAGGCGCGGCGGGTGATCCTGCGCCAGGCGGCGGACATCGCCTCGCGGGACGGCCTGGAGGGCTTGTCGATCGGCCGCCTGGCGGGCGTTGCCGGGGTGAGCAAGAGCGGCCTGTTCGGCTTCTTCGGTTCGAAGGAGGAGCTCCAACTGGCCACCGTCGCGGTCGCGGCGGACGTCTACCTCGCCGAGGTCGTCCGGCCCGCGCTGACCGTGCCGCCCGGAGTGACGCGGTTGCGCCGGCTCTGCGACAGCTGGCTGAGTTACTCGCAGCGCCGGGTCTTCCCGGGCGGCTGCTTCTTCTTCGCGGTCACCGCCGAGTTCGACGCCCGCCCCGGCCGGGTCCGTGACGCGATCGCCGCCGCCGCCCGCCAGTGGCGCGACCTCGTCGAGCAAACCGTCACGGAAGCCCGCGACCTAGGCGACCTCGTCCCCGCCACCGATCCCGGCCAGCTCGCGTTCGAGCTGATCGCGTTCCTGGAGACCGCGAACGCCATGTCGCTCCTGCACGACGACCCCTGGCCCTACGAACGGGCCCGCATCGCGATCGACAGCCGCCTGACCGCCGCCGCGGTGCGCTGA
- a CDS encoding winged helix-turn-helix transcriptional regulator, whose amino-acid sequence MLNGECQTFVSDCHVRAAAALLSHSWDPIVLSALRRGPLRRHDLLTGIGGISDKVLTESLRRLRSRALITRAAEPGGGASYRLSPLGESLAEGPLAALAQWAADHQSDLV is encoded by the coding sequence ATGCTCAACGGCGAATGCCAGACGTTCGTGTCCGACTGCCACGTGCGAGCCGCGGCCGCACTGCTCAGCCACTCCTGGGACCCGATCGTGCTGTCCGCGCTGCGCCGCGGCCCGCTGCGCCGGCACGACCTGCTCACCGGCATCGGCGGCATCAGCGACAAGGTCCTCACCGAGTCCCTGCGCCGGCTCCGGAGCCGAGCCCTGATCACCCGGGCGGCCGAGCCGGGCGGTGGCGCTTCCTACCGCCTGTCCCCACTGGGTGAGTCCCTGGCGGAGGGGCCGCTCGCCGCGCTCGCCCAGTGGGCCGCCGACCACCAGTCCGACCTGGTCTGA
- a CDS encoding galactose oxidase early set domain-containing protein codes for MSPEPTLTRRLLRGLAVLPAVAAVLAANRPIVVFAADRYHEFHINRPGYKAEYGHWSTLPVPDGFRINAIHAALLSTGKVLIIAGSGNNRKNFEAGSFRTILWDPAGDRFSLVPTPTDMFCSGHTFLPDGKLLVAGGTKSYEVLPENIRYAAGVMKIKNESPDDGPQRIGKGTLLQSPDGRRYATRADVTVPAAAKMLHNGETMVHAGEVEVWADALQPGDAGVINQPAQYRFVGFKGIKARNLYGVADKITREKQEYGGDNTSYEFDPHTERYVRTGDLTDHRWYPTLAPLAGGNVLAVSGLDQFGRMLPGRNEVYLAREHRWAAAPRLTRPFPTYPALFLTQDERLFFSGSNAGYGSATVGRTPGLWNVRTNDFRPVPGLRDAAMTETSASVLLPPAQRQRVMIMGGGAVGDSPKSTARTAIADLGRPDPVYLPGPDLPHPTRYLSTVVLPDDTVFTSGGSSGYRGGPYRGRTRSDLLTAQIYDPYRNAFRTAAAPTVGRDYHSEALLLPDGRVVTLGSDPIYDSSGKNPGVFEQRIEIYSPPYLFRGARPTIVGGPDEVARGRTVSFGTWDADRIRTARLLRPSAVTHGTDVDQRSIALPIRRAPGGLMIQIPKQRGLVPPGWYMLFLTDTEGIPSPATWLQVS; via the coding sequence ATGAGCCCTGAGCCCACCCTGACCCGCCGCCTCCTGCGCGGCCTCGCGGTCCTCCCCGCCGTCGCGGCGGTCCTCGCCGCGAACCGGCCGATCGTGGTCTTCGCGGCCGACCGCTACCACGAGTTCCACATCAACCGGCCCGGCTACAAGGCCGAATACGGGCACTGGTCGACGCTGCCGGTCCCGGACGGGTTCCGGATCAACGCGATCCACGCGGCGCTGCTCAGCACCGGCAAGGTGCTGATCATCGCGGGGTCGGGGAACAACCGGAAGAACTTTGAGGCCGGCTCGTTCCGGACGATTCTGTGGGACCCGGCCGGGGACAGGTTCTCGCTGGTGCCGACGCCGACGGACATGTTCTGCTCGGGGCACACCTTCCTGCCGGACGGGAAGCTGCTGGTCGCCGGGGGGACGAAGTCCTACGAGGTGCTGCCGGAGAACATCAGGTACGCGGCCGGCGTCATGAAGATCAAGAACGAGTCGCCTGACGACGGTCCGCAAAGAATAGGAAAAGGGACGCTCCTCCAAAGCCCCGATGGGCGGCGATATGCGACCCGTGCCGACGTCACCGTCCCCGCCGCCGCGAAGATGCTGCACAACGGGGAGACCATGGTGCACGCCGGAGAGGTAGAGGTCTGGGCGGACGCGTTGCAACCCGGGGACGCCGGGGTGATCAACCAGCCCGCTCAATATCGGTTTGTCGGATTTAAAGGCATAAAGGCTCGCAACCTCTACGGCGTGGCCGACAAGATCACTCGCGAGAAGCAGGAGTACGGCGGCGACAACACCTCCTACGAGTTCGACCCGCACACCGAACGCTACGTCCGCACCGGCGACCTCACCGACCACCGCTGGTACCCCACCCTGGCGCCCCTGGCCGGCGGCAACGTCCTCGCCGTCTCCGGCCTCGACCAGTTCGGCCGGATGCTGCCCGGTCGCAACGAGGTCTACCTCGCCCGGGAGCACCGCTGGGCCGCCGCACCCAGGCTGACCCGGCCCTTCCCCACCTACCCGGCGCTGTTCCTGACCCAGGACGAGCGGCTCTTCTTCTCCGGATCGAACGCCGGATACGGCTCCGCCACGGTGGGCCGCACCCCCGGCCTGTGGAACGTCCGGACCAACGACTTCCGCCCGGTCCCCGGCCTGCGCGACGCCGCCATGACCGAGACCAGCGCCTCGGTGCTGCTCCCCCCGGCCCAGCGCCAACGCGTGATGATCATGGGTGGCGGCGCCGTCGGCGACTCACCGAAGTCCACCGCGCGCACCGCGATCGCCGACCTCGGCCGGCCCGACCCGGTCTACCTGCCGGGGCCGGACCTGCCGCATCCGACGCGGTACCTCAGCACCGTCGTGCTGCCCGACGACACCGTCTTCACCAGTGGCGGCTCGTCCGGTTACCGCGGCGGCCCGTACCGCGGCAGGACCCGGAGTGACCTGCTCACCGCACAGATCTACGACCCGTACCGAAACGCCTTCCGGACCGCGGCGGCACCGACCGTCGGCCGCGACTACCACTCCGAGGCACTGCTGCTGCCGGACGGCCGGGTGGTCACGCTGGGCAGCGACCCGATCTACGACAGCTCCGGCAAGAACCCCGGCGTCTTCGAACAGCGCATCGAGATCTACAGCCCGCCCTACCTCTTCCGCGGCGCCCGCCCGACGATCGTCGGCGGCCCGGACGAGGTCGCCCGGGGCCGCACCGTCTCCTTCGGCACCTGGGACGCCGACCGGATCCGCACCGCCCGCCTGCTGCGCCCCAGCGCCGTCACCCACGGCACCGACGTCGACCAGCGCTCGATCGCCCTCCCGATCCGCCGCGCCCCCGGCGGCCTCATGATCCAGATCCCGAAGCAGCGCGGCCTGGTCCCCCCGGGCTGGTACATGCTCTTCCTCACCGACACCGAGGGCATCCCGTCCCCCGCCACCTGGCTCCAAGTCTCCTGA
- a CDS encoding AbfB domain-containing protein, translating into MPEDDTRSGLRVGRWVPPYSPDGRPRKTPIRPTTPPSFPPPPIPGFPAWPRHYGTTRRRAALAAVAAATVGAAVVSALALRGGDPTAEPEFLTGTVPPAPPPAQTVVIAPISSSNPIPSTFRPGSAPTPTRSRTSKPVSHSPTPSPSPDVTLRVGSTVALTVADRPGYRVRHSNFLGRIDPIGSGPDAPDRPDSSFTVRGGPANSGCVSLESVNFPGYFLRHQNFEIKLHRRDGSDLFDQDATFCPIVIRSGAALTLRSINYPDMFVVEDGDRLFLRKDGALALVPQTLG; encoded by the coding sequence ATGCCGGAAGACGACACCCGCTCGGGGTTGCGGGTCGGCCGCTGGGTTCCGCCCTATTCCCCCGATGGGCGACCCCGGAAAACACCGATCCGGCCCACCACTCCCCCGTCATTCCCCCCTCCCCCGATTCCCGGCTTTCCGGCCTGGCCCCGGCACTACGGCACGACCCGGCGGCGGGCGGCCCTGGCCGCCGTGGCGGCGGCCACGGTCGGCGCGGCCGTGGTCTCCGCGCTGGCTCTGCGCGGTGGCGATCCCACCGCCGAGCCGGAGTTCCTGACCGGCACGGTGCCGCCGGCGCCGCCACCCGCGCAGACCGTGGTGATCGCGCCGATCAGCAGCTCAAACCCGATACCGTCCACCTTCCGGCCCGGGAGCGCTCCCACCCCCACGCGGTCCCGGACATCGAAGCCGGTCAGCCACTCGCCCACCCCGTCGCCGTCGCCGGACGTCACGCTCCGCGTCGGATCGACCGTCGCCCTGACGGTGGCGGACCGTCCCGGATACCGGGTCCGGCATAGCAACTTTCTCGGGCGAATCGACCCCATCGGGTCAGGCCCCGACGCCCCCGATCGGCCGGACTCCAGCTTCACCGTCCGTGGTGGGCCGGCGAATTCCGGATGCGTATCCCTTGAATCTGTAAACTTCCCAGGCTATTTCCTGCGACATCAGAACTTCGAAATCAAGCTGCACCGCCGCGACGGTTCTGATCTGTTCGATCAGGACGCCACTTTCTGCCCTATCGTGATTCGTTCCGGTGCCGCACTCACGTTACGGTCCATCAATTATCCGGACATGTTCGTGGTCGAGGACGGCGACCGCCTGTTCCTCAGAAAGGACGGGGCGCTGGCCCTGGTCCCGCAGACCCTGGGCTGA
- a CDS encoding glycoside hydrolase family 6 protein — MRVRSAVLAVVVCGGLAACTVEAGSRPDPVPAPPVEQFYVDPAGAAAAQVRTWESAGRPGDAAALRRIADEPAAVWFADADPGFADRARNLVTAAAAAGRTPVLVAYWVPQRDCGGHSGGGAPDAAAYRDWIGQLAGAVHGSPALVVLEPDAVTHVLQGCLSEAAAGERYGLLGEAIRAFKADPGVRVYLDGGNPGWVKDVDRVVDALRRAGVADADGFSLNVANFETTEANIGYGTAISDELGGKHFVIDTSRNGNGPATADSGDGHWCNPPGRALGPAPTTQTGHDRVDAYLWVKRPGESDGECGAGAPPAGRWWPEYALSLATN; from the coding sequence ATGAGAGTTCGTTCCGCGGTCCTGGCCGTTGTCGTGTGCGGGGGCCTCGCGGCCTGCACGGTCGAGGCCGGGTCCCGGCCCGATCCGGTGCCCGCGCCACCGGTCGAGCAGTTCTATGTGGACCCGGCCGGGGCGGCCGCGGCGCAGGTGCGGACCTGGGAGTCGGCGGGCCGGCCCGGGGACGCGGCGGCGCTGCGGCGGATCGCCGACGAGCCGGCCGCGGTGTGGTTCGCCGACGCCGATCCCGGGTTCGCCGACCGGGCCCGGAATCTGGTGACCGCGGCCGCGGCGGCCGGGCGGACGCCGGTGCTGGTCGCGTACTGGGTGCCGCAGCGGGACTGCGGCGGGCACTCCGGGGGCGGCGCGCCGGACGCGGCGGCGTACCGGGACTGGATCGGGCAGCTGGCCGGTGCGGTGCACGGGTCGCCGGCGCTGGTCGTGCTGGAGCCGGACGCGGTGACGCACGTGCTGCAAGGGTGCCTGTCCGAGGCGGCCGCGGGGGAGCGGTACGGCCTGCTCGGGGAGGCGATCCGGGCGTTCAAGGCGGATCCGGGGGTGCGGGTCTATCTGGACGGCGGCAACCCCGGCTGGGTCAAGGACGTGGATCGGGTGGTGGACGCGCTGCGCCGGGCCGGGGTGGCCGACGCCGACGGGTTCAGCCTGAACGTGGCGAACTTCGAGACCACCGAGGCGAACATCGGGTACGGCACGGCGATCTCCGACGAGCTGGGCGGCAAGCACTTCGTGATCGACACCAGCCGGAACGGGAACGGCCCGGCGACCGCGGACTCCGGGGACGGGCACTGGTGCAACCCGCCGGGGCGGGCGCTGGGCCCGGCCCCGACCACGCAGACCGGTCACGACCGGGTCGACGCGTACCTGTGGGTGAAACGGCCCGGCGAGTCGGACGGCGAATGCGGCGCCGGCGCCCCACCGGCCGGCCGGTGGTGGCCGGAGTACGCCCTGTCGCTGGCCACCAACTGA